One Helicobacter pylori NCTC 11637 = CCUG 17874 = ATCC 43504 = JCM 12093 genomic window, TTCGCGCAAGTTTTAAACGAAGGCACTAAAGAGCTTGGCGCGGTAGGATTTGCGCAAGCGTTAGAGCAAAAAGCGATCAGTTTGAATGTGGATACCAGCACAGAAGATTTGCAAATCACTTTAGAATTTTTAAAAGAATACGAAGATGAAGCCATAACGCGTTTAAAAGAGCTTTTAAAATCCCCTAACTTCACGCAAAACGCTTTAGAAAAAGTCAAAACCCAAATGTTGGCCGCGCTTTTACAAAAAGAAAGCGATTTTGATTATTTGGCTAAATTGACTTTAAAACAAGAGCTTTTTGCTAATACCCCTTTAGCTAACGCAGCCTTAGGCACTAAAGAGAGTCTTCAAAAAATCAAGATAGACGATTTGAAACAGCAATTTGCTAAGGTTTTTGAGCTCAATAAACTCGTGGTGGTGCTTGGGGGCGATTTGAAAATCGATCAAACCCTTAAGCGTTTGAATAACGCTCTTAATTTCTTACCGCAAGGTAAAGCGTATGAAGAGCCTTATTTTGAAGCGAGCGATCAAAAGAGCGAAAAAATCCTCTATAAAGACACTGAACAGGCTTTCGTGTATTTTGGCGCGCCCTTTAAAATCAAGGATTTAAAACAGGATTTAGCGAAATCTAAAGTCATGATGTTTGTGCTTGGGGGAGGGTTTGGCTCTCGTTTGATGGAAAAAATCAGGGTTCAAGAGGGCTTAGCTTATAGCGTGTATATCCGCTCCAATTTTTCTAAAGTGGCGCATTTTGCTAGCGGGTATTTGCAAACCAAGCTCAGCACTCAAGCTAAAAGCGTTGCATTAGTTAAAAAAATAGTCAAAGAATTTATAGAAAAAGGCATGACGCAACAGGAATTAGACGACGCTAAAAAGTTTTTACTAGGCTCTGAGCCTTTGAGGAATGAAACGATCTCTAGCCGCTTAAACACCACTTACAATTATTTTTATTTAGGTTTGCCTTTAAATTTCAACCAAACGCTACTCAATCAAATCCAAAAAATGAGTTTGAAAGAGATCAATGATTTCATTAAAGCCCACACCGAAATCAATGACTTGACTTTTGCCATTGTGAGCAATAAAAAGAAGGACAAATGATGCCATTTGAAGCTGTAATCGGGTTAGAAGTCCATGTCCAACTCAACACCAAAACTAAAATCTTTTGCTCTTGCTCTACAAGCTTTGGAGAATCCCCTAATTCTAACACCTGCCCTGTGTGTTTGGGCTTACCGGGAGCTTTGCCGGTATTGAATAAAGAAGTGGTTAAAAAAGCCATCCAATTAGGCACAGCCATTGAAGCTAATATCAACCAGTATTCCCTTTTTGCGAGAAAAAATTATTTTTACCCTGATTTGCCTAAGGCTTATCAAATTTCGCAGTTTGAAGTCCCCATTGTGAGTGATGGGAAATTAGAAATTGACGCTAAAGAGGGCGCAAAAATCGTGCGTATTGAAAGGGCCCACATGGAAGAAGACGCCGGTAAAAATATCCATGCGGGTAGCTGTTCTTTAGTGGATTTGAACCGCGCTTGCACCCCTTTATTAGAAATTGTCAGTAAGCCGGACATGCGAAATAGTGAAGAAGCCATAGCGTATTTGAAAAAACTCCATGCTATCGTGCGTTTTATAGGGATTTCTGATGCAAACATGCAAGAGGGGAATTTCAGGTGCGATGCGAACGTGTCCATTAGACCCAAAGGCGATGAAAAGCTTTACACGAGGGTGGAGATTAAAAACTTAAATAGCTTTAGATTCATCGCTAAAGCGATTGAATACGAGATAGAGCGCCAAAGTGCGGCGTGGGAAAGCGGGCGTTATCATGAAGAAGTCATTCAAGAAACGCGCCTTTTTGACACCCATAAAGGGATCACTCTTTCTATGCGTAATAAAGAAGAATCAGCGGATTACCGCTATTTTAAGGATCCGGATTTGTATCCTGTTTTTATTGATGAAAAACTTTTAAAAGAAGCTCAAAAGATCAATGAATTGCCTAGCGCGAAAAAAATCCGCTACATGAAAGATTTTAACCTTAAAGAAGACGATGCGAATTTATTGGTGAGCGATCCGTTATTGGCGGAGTATTTTGAAAGCATGCTCCATCTTGGGGTTAAGGCTAAAACGAGCGTAACATGGCTTTGCGTGGAATTATTAGGGCGCTTGAAAGCCGAAACCACTTTAGAAAATTGCGGAGTTAGCGCTCATACGCTAGGTGCTTTAGCCAAACGCATTGATGAGGGCAAGATTTCGGGCAAGAGCGCTAAAGATGTGTTAGACAAGCTTTTAGAAGAGAAAGGGGGCGATGTGGATGCGCTCATTGAACAAATGGGCTTATCTCAAGTCAATGACACAGAAGCGATTGTTAAAGTGATAGAAGAGGTGCTTAAAAACAACGCTGATAAGGTGCTTGAATATAAAAGCGGTAAGGACAAGCTTTTTGGGTTTTTTGTAGGCCAAGCGATGAAAAATTTAAAAGGCGCTAATCCTAGCGTGGTGAATGCTATTTTGAAAGAGAAATTGGGTTGATGAGGAAAATTTTTTCTTATGTTTTGAAGGCTTTGTTGTTTATTGGGATTGTTTATGCAGAGCCGGAATCTAAAGTGGAAGCCTTAGAAGGGAGGAAGCAAGAGTCTTCTTTGGATAAAAAAATCCGCCAAGAATTGAAGAATAAAGAAGAAAAGAAAGAAATAAAAGCCAAAAGAAAGCCCAGAGCAGAAGTCCATCATGGGGATTCCAAAAATCCCGCTCAAAAAATAACGCCTCCTAAAATCAAAGAGAGTGCTAAAGGCATGCAAAATCAAAGCATGCAAAATAATGCACCAAAACCTGAAGAAAAAGAGACAACCCCTCAAATTCTTGAAAAAAATAAAGGATCAAGCCCTAGCTCTCAATTCAATTCCATTTTCGGTAATCCTAATGACGCTGCTAATAGCACCCTTGAAGATAAGGTCGTAGGGGGCATTTCTTTGCTTGTTAATGGTTCGCCTATCACGCTGTATCAAATCCAAGAAGAGCAAGAAAAATCTAAAGTGAGCAAAGCTCAAGTCAGGGATCGTTTGATCGCTGAACGCATTAAAAACCAAGAAATTGAGCGCTTAAAAATCCATGTAGATGATGACAAATTAGACCAAGAAATGGCGATGATGGCACAACAACAAGGCATGGATTTAGACCATTTCAAACAAATGCTTATGGCTGAGGGGCATTATAAACTCTATAGGGATCAGCTTAAGGAGCATTTAGAAATGCAAGAATTGTTGCGTAATATCTTACTCACGAATGTGGATACTAGCTCTGAAACCAAAATGCGCGAATATTACAACAAACACAAGGAGCAATTCAGTATCCCCACAGAAATAGAAACCGTGCGCTACACTTCAACGAGTCAAGAAGATTTAGAAAGGGCTATGGCAGATCCTAATTTGGAAATTCCAGGGGTGAGTAAAGCTAATGAAAAAATAGAGATGAAAACCCTAAACCCTCAAATCGCTCAAGTCTTTATTTCGCATGAGCAAGGCTCTTTCACGCCCGTTATGAATGGGGGTGGGGGGCAGTTCATCACTTTTTATATCAAAGAAAAAAAGGGTAAAAACGAAGTGAGCTTCAGTCAAGCCAAGCAATTTATCGCCCAGAAATTAGTGGAAGAATCTAAAGATAAGATTTTAGAAGAGCATTTTGAAAAATTGCGCGTTAAGTCTAGGATTGTGATGATTAGAGAGTGATTTTTAGATTGTGCAACACTTCAATTTCCTCTATAAAGATTCTTTATTTTCTATCGCCTTATTCACTTTCATTATCGCTCTTGTGATTTTATTAGAACAGGCTAGGGCGTATTTCACCCGAAAGAAAAACAAAAAATTTTTGCAAAAATTCGCCCAAAATCAAAACGCTTATGCGGGCAGTGAGAATTTAGACGAGCTTTTAAAGCATGCTAAAATTTCTAGTTTGATGTTTTTAGCCAGAGCGTATTCTAAAGCGGATGTACAAATGAGTATTGAAATCTTAAAAGGGCTTTTGAATCGCTCCTTAAAAGATGAAGAAAAAATCGCTGTTTTAGATTTATTAGCCAAAAATTATTTTAGTGTGGGGTATTTGCAAAAAACAAAAGACACCGTGAAAGAAATTTTGCGCTTTTCCCCAAGGAATGTGGGAGCGTTGTTGAAACTTTTGCATGCGTATGAATTAGAAAAAGATTATTCAAAGGCTTTAGAGACTTTGGAATGTTTGGAAGAATT contains:
- a CDS encoding SurA protein, which codes for MRKIFSYVLKALLFIGIVYAEPESKVEALEGRKQESSLDKKIRQELKNKEEKKEIKAKRKPRAEVHHGDSKNPAQKITPPKIKESAKGMQNQSMQNNAPKPEEKETTPQILEKNKGSSPSSQFNSIFGNPNDAANSTLEDKVVGGISLLVNGSPITLYQIQEEQEKSKVSKAQVRDRLIAERIKNQEIERLKIHVDDDKLDQEMAMMAQQQGMDLDHFKQMLMAEGHYKLYRDQLKEHLEMQELLRNILLTNVDTSSETKMREYYNKHKEQFSIPTEIETVRYTSTSQEDLERAMADPNLEIPGVSKANEKIEMKTLNPQIAQVFISHEQGSFTPVMNGGGGQFITFYIKEKKGKNEVSFSQAKQFIAQKLVEESKDKILEEHFEKLRVKSRIVMIRE
- a CDS encoding M16 family metallopeptidase, whose translation is MKKILIILLLGVFMGLQASALTHQEINQAKVPVIYEENHLLPMGFIHLAFRGGGSLSDKNQLGLAKLFAQVLNEGTKELGAVGFAQALEQKAISLNVDTSTEDLQITLEFLKEYEDEAITRLKELLKSPNFTQNALEKVKTQMLAALLQKESDFDYLAKLTLKQELFANTPLANAALGTKESLQKIKIDDLKQQFAKVFELNKLVVVLGGDLKIDQTLKRLNNALNFLPQGKAYEEPYFEASDQKSEKILYKDTEQAFVYFGAPFKIKDLKQDLAKSKVMMFVLGGGFGSRLMEKIRVQEGLAYSVYIRSNFSKVAHFASGYLQTKLSTQAKSVALVKKIVKEFIEKGMTQQELDDAKKFLLGSEPLRNETISSRLNTTYNYFYLGLPLNFNQTLLNQIQKMSLKEINDFIKAHTEINDLTFAIVSNKKKDK
- the gatB gene encoding Asp-tRNA(Asn)/Glu-tRNA(Gln) amidotransferase subunit GatB, giving the protein MPFEAVIGLEVHVQLNTKTKIFCSCSTSFGESPNSNTCPVCLGLPGALPVLNKEVVKKAIQLGTAIEANINQYSLFARKNYFYPDLPKAYQISQFEVPIVSDGKLEIDAKEGAKIVRIERAHMEEDAGKNIHAGSCSLVDLNRACTPLLEIVSKPDMRNSEEAIAYLKKLHAIVRFIGISDANMQEGNFRCDANVSIRPKGDEKLYTRVEIKNLNSFRFIAKAIEYEIERQSAAWESGRYHEEVIQETRLFDTHKGITLSMRNKEESADYRYFKDPDLYPVFIDEKLLKEAQKINELPSAKKIRYMKDFNLKEDDANLLVSDPLLAEYFESMLHLGVKAKTSVTWLCVELLGRLKAETTLENCGVSAHTLGALAKRIDEGKISGKSAKDVLDKLLEEKGGDVDALIEQMGLSQVNDTEAIVKVIEEVLKNNADKVLEYKSGKDKLFGFFVGQAMKNLKGANPSVVNAILKEKLG